One stretch of Siphonobacter curvatus DNA includes these proteins:
- a CDS encoding RecQ family ATP-dependent DNA helicase, whose translation MAMLADPSLKDTLKAKLKEVFGFTQFRGEQEDIICNLLAGNHTFVIMPTGAGKSMCYQLPAVVSEGTAVVISPLIALMKNQVDQLNAVGVNAQFLNSTLSKSEMTQVKKDVLSGEVKLLYVAPESLTKEENLAFLQKAKISFVAIDEAHCISEWGHDFRPEYRRIRSIVETINPSLPLIALTATATPKVQQDIIKNLQMEDASVYKSSFNRKNLYYEIRPKTKDVNRQLIKYIKSQAGKSGIIYCLSRKTVEEIAELLNVNGVKALPYHAGLDPATRMGNQDAFLNEEAEVIVATIAFGMGIDKPDVRFVLHYDAPKSLEGYYQETGRAGRDGLEGNCVMFYSYDDIVKLDKFNKDKPVTERDNAKALLMEMVSYSNLGVCRRRQLLGYFGEYFAKDCGFCDNCLKPTQKFKMQEEAEWILKAVQQTGNRFDCYHIADILLGVENPYVLSHGHNKLDVFGKGKYKIGYEADTDDDEPEEEEDEDGNVIIKAKPKTVDKKDDGLQTPEFWHSIIKQLTIYGFLDKDIENYGTLKLSEKGAQFLEAPFSSAFSKDHDYTQQGEEKDEDKDEVSASAKAYDEALFEMLKNLRKKIAKEKNIPPYVIFQDPSMEEMATTYPSTIQELAQITGVGMGKAVKFGKQFIELITRYVEENEIETATEVVVKTTTNKSKVKIFIIQQIDRKIDLEEIAEAKSLGMTELIEEIEHICYSGTKLNLDYYINQVLDDDRQDEIYEYFMRAETDSMAVALKELGNEYSEEELRLMRIKFHSELGH comes from the coding sequence CGTCATTGAAGGATACCCTCAAGGCAAAATTGAAAGAGGTTTTCGGCTTTACCCAGTTCCGGGGTGAACAGGAAGATATTATCTGTAACCTTCTTGCAGGAAATCATACGTTTGTGATTATGCCTACCGGGGCTGGTAAGTCTATGTGTTACCAGCTTCCTGCCGTTGTAAGTGAGGGTACCGCCGTAGTGATTTCCCCGCTAATTGCCCTGATGAAAAATCAGGTTGATCAATTGAATGCCGTAGGGGTCAATGCCCAGTTTTTAAATTCTACGCTTAGCAAATCGGAAATGACGCAAGTCAAAAAAGATGTATTGAGCGGAGAAGTTAAATTATTATACGTTGCTCCGGAGTCGTTGACGAAAGAAGAAAACCTAGCTTTTCTGCAAAAAGCAAAGATTTCGTTTGTGGCCATTGATGAAGCTCACTGTATTTCGGAATGGGGCCATGATTTCCGTCCGGAATATCGGCGAATCCGCAGCATTGTGGAAACCATCAATCCGAGCTTACCTCTGATTGCTCTTACCGCAACGGCAACGCCAAAAGTTCAGCAGGATATTATCAAAAACCTGCAGATGGAAGATGCCTCGGTTTACAAATCTTCGTTCAACCGGAAGAATCTGTATTATGAGATTCGTCCGAAAACGAAAGATGTCAATCGGCAACTCATTAAGTATATCAAAAGTCAGGCTGGCAAATCGGGTATTATTTACTGCCTGAGCCGTAAGACAGTTGAAGAAATAGCGGAATTACTGAACGTAAACGGCGTCAAGGCTCTCCCCTATCACGCGGGTCTGGATCCGGCAACGCGTATGGGTAATCAGGACGCGTTCCTGAATGAAGAGGCTGAAGTGATCGTTGCGACGATTGCTTTTGGGATGGGTATTGATAAGCCCGACGTTCGTTTTGTACTTCACTACGACGCTCCAAAATCGCTAGAAGGTTACTACCAGGAAACGGGTCGGGCGGGCCGGGATGGTCTGGAAGGCAATTGTGTGATGTTCTACAGCTACGACGATATCGTTAAGCTGGATAAATTCAACAAGGACAAGCCCGTAACTGAACGTGATAATGCCAAGGCTTTATTGATGGAAATGGTTAGTTACTCTAACCTGGGCGTATGTCGCCGCCGTCAGTTGCTGGGCTATTTCGGTGAATATTTTGCCAAAGACTGTGGTTTCTGCGACAACTGCCTTAAGCCTACGCAGAAATTCAAAATGCAGGAGGAGGCCGAATGGATACTCAAGGCCGTTCAGCAGACCGGTAATCGCTTCGATTGCTATCACATCGCAGACATTCTGCTGGGCGTTGAAAACCCCTATGTACTGAGCCACGGACACAACAAACTCGATGTGTTCGGCAAGGGTAAGTACAAAATAGGCTACGAGGCCGATACCGACGACGATGAGCCCGAAGAGGAGGAAGACGAAGACGGCAATGTTATTATTAAGGCCAAGCCTAAGACCGTTGACAAAAAAGATGATGGTCTGCAAACGCCCGAGTTCTGGCATTCGATCATCAAACAACTGACGATTTACGGTTTTCTGGATAAGGATATCGAGAACTATGGTACTTTAAAGCTATCTGAAAAAGGAGCTCAGTTTTTGGAAGCTCCCTTCTCTTCGGCTTTTTCCAAGGATCACGATTATACCCAGCAAGGCGAAGAAAAAGATGAAGATAAAGATGAGGTAAGTGCGTCGGCTAAAGCCTACGACGAAGCCTTATTTGAAATGCTGAAGAACCTTCGGAAGAAAATTGCGAAGGAAAAAAATATTCCCCCCTACGTTATCTTCCAGGATCCATCCATGGAAGAAATGGCTACTACCTACCCTTCCACCATTCAGGAGCTGGCTCAGATTACGGGCGTTGGGATGGGTAAGGCCGTTAAATTCGGGAAACAGTTCATTGAACTGATTACCCGTTACGTAGAGGAAAATGAAATCGAAACGGCGACGGAAGTAGTCGTGAAAACGACGACGAACAAGTCGAAGGTTAAGATTTTTATCATTCAGCAAATTGACCGTAAGATTGACCTGGAGGAAATTGCCGAAGCCAAAAGCCTAGGTATGACGGAGCTCATTGAAGAAATTGAGCACATCTGTTATTCCGGTACTAAGCTCAATCTGGACTATTACATCAATCAGGTGCTGGATGATGATCGTCAGGATGAAATCTACGAATATTTCATGCGGGCGGAAACTGATTCTATGGCCGTTGCCTTAAAAGAACTAGGCAACGAGTACTCGGAAGAAGAACTTCGGCTGATGCGGATCAAGTTCCACAGCGAATTAGGTCACTAA